One segment of Rosa chinensis cultivar Old Blush chromosome 6, RchiOBHm-V2, whole genome shotgun sequence DNA contains the following:
- the LOC112170743 gene encoding ERAD-associated E3 ubiquitin-protein ligase HRD1-like: protein MSFHGYDPGDRNTDLQDQIVTLLSDSIRITKDNQSTIIKKVFQVLAPDPKLCIFVRVAEVTLQIADDIDAVITMESLRTYIPKLIPATKSSIEGLEKVGLDSWEIKSIIKLTPSCVICMEDLDYSVEEEEGVVDPDHKRRGILITRMPCLHYYHEDCIVRWLEINHWCPICRYPMPTGNPNPSLNKRARLH, encoded by the coding sequence ATGTCGTTCCATGGCTACGATCCCGGGGATCGTAACACGGATCTACAGGATCAGATTGTTACGCTTCTGTCCGACTCTATACGTATCACAAAAGATAACCAGTCGACTATAATTAAAAAGGTATTTCAGGTGCTTGCCCCGGACCCCAAGCTTTGTATTTTTGTTCGTGTGGCGGAAGTGACTCTGCAGATAGCGGATGACATTGACGCGGTTATTACAATGGAGTCCTTAAGAACATATATTCCCAAGCTTATTCCGGCAACCAAATCATCTATTGAAGGTTTGGAGAAAGTAGGGCTTGATAGCTGGGAAATCAAATCTATTATTAAACTGACACCATCTTGTGTTATTTGTATGGAGGACCTTGATTACtctgtagaagaagaagaaggggtaGTTGATCCTGATCATAAACGTCGTGGGATCCTGATCACTCGCATGCCATGTTTGCACTATTATCATGAAGATTGCATTGTTCGTTGGCTGGAGATCAATCACTGGTGTCCCATTTGCCGATACCCAATGCCAACtggaaaccctaaccctagccttaATAAGAGAGCTAGGCTGCATTAG